A genomic region of Candidatus Dormiibacterota bacterium contains the following coding sequences:
- a CDS encoding peptidylprolyl isomerase, translating to MMTTVSIRGRRMAALAAPLVACAAFGTALALAQGSPTPTPAAGAPPAAKAAPEKGSMDKPAGKKEVAVIKTNLGTIVFEFLPDVAPKMVANFKELAKSGFYNGTTFHRVINGFMIQGGDPLSKDDDPTNDGSGDGPRKMPAEFTTKYSHVRGMVSTARTSDPNSGSCQFFIMQADNKGLDNQYTIFGRVLEGMDVVDKISQVPKARNDRPLQNVVMEKVTIETR from the coding sequence ATGATGACAACGGTCTCGATTCGCGGGCGCCGCATGGCCGCGCTCGCCGCCCCGCTCGTCGCGTGCGCCGCATTCGGCACCGCTCTCGCGCTCGCGCAGGGCTCCCCAACCCCGACGCCCGCCGCGGGCGCGCCACCGGCCGCGAAGGCCGCGCCCGAGAAAGGGTCCATGGACAAGCCTGCCGGCAAGAAGGAAGTCGCCGTCATCAAGACGAATCTCGGGACGATCGTGTTCGAGTTCCTTCCCGACGTGGCCCCGAAGATGGTCGCGAACTTCAAGGAGCTGGCGAAGAGCGGCTTCTACAACGGCACCACGTTCCACCGCGTCATCAACGGCTTCATGATCCAGGGGGGCGATCCGCTCTCCAAGGACGACGACCCCACCAACGACGGCTCGGGGGACGGGCCGCGCAAGATGCCGGCCGAATTCACGACGAAGTACAGCCACGTGCGCGGCATGGTCTCGACGGCCCGCACCAGCGACCCGAACAGCGGGTCGTGCCAGTTCTTCATCATGCAGGCGGACAACAAGGGGCTCGACAATCAATACACCATCTTCGGGCGGGTCCTCGAGGGGATGGACGTCGTGGACAAGATCTCCCAGGTCCCGAAGGCCCGCAACGACCGCCCCCTCCAGAACGTCGTGATGGAGAAGGTCACGATTGAGACGCGCTGA